Proteins from one Gasterosteus aculeatus chromosome 11, fGasAcu3.hap1.1, whole genome shotgun sequence genomic window:
- the ubn2b gene encoding ubinuclein-2b isoform X4, which yields MAEPRKVPFVTISSFSTSPPNPESGKKRRREDEAVEITFGKDGDGGDAAAVASGGGGGPFGNVNAKGGDAETAEVKPTVRLHLPLSEPSDCGSSEFNYGELVNTTPTQVKHAGSTVPKGLPPPLDPNDPFADDDRERREVEAMAKKFENKYGGVPKKKKKDRMQDLIDIGYGYDETDPFIDNSEAYDELVPASLTTKHGGFYINTGTLQFRAASDSEGENAGAEDNRFKKTKDGEERVIKKRRKKQDGGILEEKKPRKLKVPKAGGSSLNVHRPEKKKRKKLMKDSIHLANMLRRFTREKEEMRKRNTAAGGLPRPAAAKAPNATAALLNAQSKAAGGGECNITDLTADPAVMSLLGTANNDILQDMMGDLDFAMLDSPQPSSPLQGENGAFGMGHKAGGGRVSQGNVIAPPPLPSGLPGPLSKRIEDLRAASRLFDAEGRKKFFTLDMNNILLDIELQVQEQPVEVRAVVYSHLEAFVPCNKEALLKRLKKLSLNIQDDRLRMPLLKLKLAVCSMMPEQIARYNMDCIAKVAKQQSGEGEKNGSEDDDEEKPGKRVMGPRKKFVWDEKLRLLLCNLVRVKLGCYKLEGKSSPSLEDYLKAFMETEVKLLWPKGWMQARMLFKESIMAHGHLTGYTAKKRMVTTPKAKPKEAVWVQRATPSAGTTPSSAAQVAKRPPQLPSEPICIDSLDDDLAPPSLDSISQALAILGNAAKGLAHGDNPPSPDRPKAAAKPSSLLVSPLIQQQQQQQQQKNSISTTGSNAPHYISTSSSISTSLSRPLSVTSAPLPPVRTDAMGVAKGTAQAHRLSLLNTQRTLSVAKANMPASAGSPKPRPPPTASPLVAPGSKAGAPTSGIFKGSNNKAASAHSITSPQPRPHTLMSSSHMLPKTFQTPRLPHGPLSKSSPTLTQTLSGVQTRPQSNFITPMHATLTKSAHSSIPPIVKLTPRTLNSAATTTVSASPSVSITPRSQANPPIHQYSPKSSAGFRAAFTGAQGGVTKQGQVSYTPAGSQKTANISSTNASLINTMSASKHSGPSASPTIVSANQGQRQRMGGGTPQGAKPVTSVPASSGSSQLPQASSSSVAGGGLLGSASSLPLGFGMLGGLVPVSLPFQFPQLLNLPPLGAAGSSTTAGGSAASSSASFSTLTQNVSQSQGGDAKRKTL from the exons ATGGCAGAGCCGAGGAAGGTGCCGTTCGTCACCATCTCCTCCTTCAGTACCTCGCCGCCGAACCCGGAGTCCGGCAAGAAACGCCGGCGCGAAGACGAGGCCGTCGAGATCACTTTCGGGAAAGACGGAGATGGAGGCGACGCCGCGGCGGTCGCGTCGGGAGGTGGCGGAGGTCCGTTCGGTAACGTCAACGCGAAGGGGGGCGACGCCGAGACCGCGGAGGTGAAACCCACCGtccgcctccacctcccgctGTCCGAGCCGAGCGACTGCGGGTCCTCCGAGTTCAACTACGGCGAGCTGGTCAACACAACTCCCACTCAG GTAAAACATGCAGGTTCAACAGTCCCCAAAGgactccctccccccctggACCCCAACGACCCCTTTGCTGACGATGACCGGGAGAGACGGGAGGTGGAAGCAATGGCCAAGAAATTTGAGAACAAATAT GGGGGCGtcccgaagaagaagaaaaaggaccgAATGCAGGATCTCATAGACATTGGTTATGGCTACGATGAGACGGACCCTTTCATAGACAATTCAGAGGCT TATGACGAGCTGGTTCCTGCCTCGCTCACCACAAAACACGGAGGCTTCTACATCAACACGGGAACCTTACAGTTCAGAGCCGCGTCCGACTCCGAGGGCGAAAATGCCGGCGCCGAGGACAATCGCTTCAAG AAGACGAAAGACGGCGAGGAGCGCGTGATAAAGAAGCGGCGGAAAAAGCAAGATGGTGGGAttctggaggaaaagaaaccCAGGAAGCTCAAAGTACCGAAAGCCGG AGGTTCGTCCCTTAATGTCCATCGGccggagaagaaaaagaggaagaagctgaTGAAGGACTCCATCCACCTGGCCAACATGCTGCGCCGCTTCAccagggagaaggaggagatgcGCAAGAGGAACACAGCTGCCGGCGGTCTGCCGCGTCCCGCCGCCGCCAAGGCGCCCAACGCCACGGCCGCACTCCTCAACGCTCAGTCCAAGGCGGCCGGCGGCGGCGAGTGCAACATCACCGACCTGACCGCCGACCCGGCCGTGATGTCGCTGCTGGGCACGGCCAACAACGACATATTGCAGGACATGATGGGCGACCTGGACTTCGCCATGCTGGACTCCCCTCAGCCCTCCAGCCCCCTGCAGGGAGAGAACGGCGCCTTCGGCATGGGACATAAAGCCGGGGGCGGGCGAGTGTCTCAGGGCAATGTGattgcccctccccctctccccagcGGACTCCCGGGTCCGCTCAGCAAGCGCATCGAGGACCTGAGAGCG GCGTCCCGTCTGTTCGACGCGGAGGGCAGGAAGAAGTTCTTCACACTGGACATGAACAACATCCTCCTGGA TATTGAGTTGCAGGTTCAGGAGCAGCCGGTGGAGGTCCGCGCCGTCGTCTACTCCCACCTGGAGGCCTTTGTGCCGTGCAATAAGGAAGCCCTGCTCAAACGCCTCAAGAAGCTCAGCCTCAACATACAG GACGACCGCCTCCGAATGCCTCTGCTGAAGCTAAAGCTGGCGGTGTGCAGCATGATGCCGGAGCAGATCGCCCGGTACAACATGGACTGCATCGCCAAGGTGGCAAA GCAGCAgtcgggggagggagagaagaacgGGTCGGAGGATGATGACGAGGAGAAGCCGGGGAAGAGGGTGATGGGCCCTCGGAAGAAGTTTGTGTGGGACGAAAaactcag GCTACTACTATGCAATCTAGTGCGGGTGAAGTTGGGCTGCTACAAGCTGGAGGGCAAGAGCTCGCCGTCTCTGGAGGACTACCTCAAAGCCTTCATGGAGACCGAAGTCAAACTTCTGTGGCCTAAAGGGTGGATGCAGGCCAG GATGCTGTTCAAAGAGAGCATCATGGCTCACGGTCACCTCACTGGCTACAC AGCAAAGAAAAGGATGGTCACTACTCCCAAGGCCAAGCCAAAG GAGGCCGTGTGGGTCCAGCGGGCCACACCCTCAGCGGGCACCACTCCCTCCTCCGCGGCCCAGGTTGCCAAGCGACCACCTCAGTTGCCGTCTGAGCCCATATGTATCGATTCCCTGGACGACGATCTGGCGCCCCCCTCCCTGGACTCCATCTCCCAGGCCCTGGCCATCCTCGGCAACGCGGCCAAGGGCCTGGCCCACGGcgacaaccccccctcccccgacagACCCAAGGCCGCCGCCAAGCCCTCCTCGCTCCTCGTCTCGCCgctcatccagcagcagcagcagcagcagcaacagaagAACTCTATCAGCACCACCGGCTCCAACGCACCTcactacatctctacctcttcGTCCATCTCCACCTCTCTGTCCCGGCCCCTCTCTGTCACCTCGGCGCCGCTGCCCCCGGTGCGGACGGACGCAATGGGGGTCGCCAAGGGCACGGCGCAGGCGCACAGACTCTCACTGTTGAACACTCAGAGGACGTTGAGCGTGGCCAAAGCCAACATGCCGGCCTCTGCAGGATCGCCCAAACCGCGTCCGCCGCCCACAGCGTCCCCGCTCGTGGCGCCGGGATCAAAGGCGGGGGCCCCCACTTCAGGAATCTTCAAAGGCAGCAATAATAAAGCCGCCAGCGCTCATAGCATCACGTCGCCTCAGCCTCGACCGCACACCCTCATGTCGTCCTCGCACATGCTCCCCAAAACCTTCCAGACGCCTCGCCTGCCCCACGGCCCGCTGAGCAAATCCTCCCCAACTCTCACGCAGACTCTCTCAGGGGTTCAGACCCGGCCGCAGTCCAACTTCATCACCCCCATGCACGCCACCCTCACCAAGTCGGCCCACAGCAGCATTCCGCCGATTGTCAAACTCACGCCGCGCACCCTCAACTCGGCCGCGACCACCACCGTCTCGGCCTCGCCCTCCGTCTCCATAACGCCACGGTCTCAGGCAAACCCCCCAATACATCAGTACTCTCCCAAAAGCTCGGCCGGGTTCCGCGCGGCGTTCACGGGTGCCCAGGGAGGAGTGACCAAGCAGGGTCAAGTCAGCTACACTCCTGCAGGCAGCCAGAAGACGGCCAACATCAGCAGCACCAACGCCAGCCTTATTAACACCATGTCCGCAAGCAAGCATTCAGGACCCAGTGCCTCCCCCACAATAGTCTCTGCCAACCAGGGCCAGCGTCAGAGGATGGGGGGCGGGACACCTCAGGGGGCCAAGCCGGTCACGTCTGTCCCAGCGTCCTCTGGCTCTTCTCAGTTGCCACAG gcctcctcctcctcggtggCAGGCGGCGGCCTGCTGGGCTCGGCCTCCTCGCTCCCCCTGGGGTTCGGGATGCTTGGGGGCCTGGTGCCCGTGTCCCTGCCCTTCCAGTTCCCCCAGCTGTTAAACCTGCCTCCGCTGGGCGCGGCAGGCTCCAGCACGACAGCCGGCGGCTCGGCAGCCAGTAGCAGCGCGTCGTTCTCCACCTTGACCCAGA ATGTCAGTCAAAGCCAAGGAGGAGACGCCAAGAGGAAGACTCTATGA
- the ubn2b gene encoding ubinuclein-2b isoform X3, translating into MAEPRKVPFVTISSFSTSPPNPESGKKRRREDEAVEITFGKDGDGGDAAAVASGGGGGPFGNVNAKGGDAETAEVKPTVRLHLPLSEPSDCGSSEFNYGELVNTTPTQVKHAGSTVPKGLPPPLDPNDPFADDDRERREVEAMAKKFENKYGGVPKKKKKDRMQDLIDIGYGYDETDPFIDNSEAYDELVPASLTTKHGGFYINTGTLQFRAASDSEGENAGAEDNRFKQKTKDGEERVIKKRRKKQDGGILEEKKPRKLKVPKAGGSSLNVHRPEKKKRKKLMKDSIHLANMLRRFTREKEEMRKRNTAAGGLPRPAAAKAPNATAALLNAQSKAAGGGECNITDLTADPAVMSLLGTANNDILQDMMGDLDFAMLDSPQPSSPLQGENGAFGMGHKAGGGRVSQGNVIAPPPLPSGLPGPLSKRIEDLRAASRLFDAEGRKKFFTLDMNNILLDIELQVQEQPVEVRAVVYSHLEAFVPCNKEALLKRLKKLSLNIQDDRLRMPLLKLKLAVCSMMPEQIARYNMDCIAKVAKQQSGEGEKNGSEDDDEEKPGKRVMGPRKKFVWDEKLRLLLCNLVRVKLGCYKLEGKSSPSLEDYLKAFMETEVKLLWPKGWMQARMLFKESIMAHGHLTGYTAKKRMVTTPKAKPKEAVWVQRATPSAGTTPSSAAQVAKRPPQLPSEPICIDSLDDDLAPPSLDSISQALAILGNAAKGLAHGDNPPSPDRPKAAAKPSSLLVSPLIQQQQQQQQQKNSISTTGSNAPHYISTSSSISTSLSRPLSVTSAPLPPVRTDAMGVAKGTAQAHRLSLLNTQRTLSVAKANMPASAGSPKPRPPPTASPLVAPGSKAGAPTSGIFKGSNNKAASAHSITSPQPRPHTLMSSSHMLPKTFQTPRLPHGPLSKSSPTLTQTLSGVQTRPQSNFITPMHATLTKSAHSSIPPIVKLTPRTLNSAATTTVSASPSVSITPRSQANPPIHQYSPKSSAGFRAAFTGAQGGVTKQGQVSYTPAGSQKTANISSTNASLINTMSASKHSGPSASPTIVSANQGQRQRMGGGTPQGAKPVTSVPASSGSSQLPQASSSSVAGGGLLGSASSLPLGFGMLGGLVPVSLPFQFPQLLNLPPLGAAGSSTTAGGSAASSSASFSTLTQNVSQSQGGDAKRKTL; encoded by the exons ATGGCAGAGCCGAGGAAGGTGCCGTTCGTCACCATCTCCTCCTTCAGTACCTCGCCGCCGAACCCGGAGTCCGGCAAGAAACGCCGGCGCGAAGACGAGGCCGTCGAGATCACTTTCGGGAAAGACGGAGATGGAGGCGACGCCGCGGCGGTCGCGTCGGGAGGTGGCGGAGGTCCGTTCGGTAACGTCAACGCGAAGGGGGGCGACGCCGAGACCGCGGAGGTGAAACCCACCGtccgcctccacctcccgctGTCCGAGCCGAGCGACTGCGGGTCCTCCGAGTTCAACTACGGCGAGCTGGTCAACACAACTCCCACTCAG GTAAAACATGCAGGTTCAACAGTCCCCAAAGgactccctccccccctggACCCCAACGACCCCTTTGCTGACGATGACCGGGAGAGACGGGAGGTGGAAGCAATGGCCAAGAAATTTGAGAACAAATAT GGGGGCGtcccgaagaagaagaaaaaggaccgAATGCAGGATCTCATAGACATTGGTTATGGCTACGATGAGACGGACCCTTTCATAGACAATTCAGAGGCT TATGACGAGCTGGTTCCTGCCTCGCTCACCACAAAACACGGAGGCTTCTACATCAACACGGGAACCTTACAGTTCAGAGCCGCGTCCGACTCCGAGGGCGAAAATGCCGGCGCCGAGGACAATCGCTTCAAG CAGAAGACGAAAGACGGCGAGGAGCGCGTGATAAAGAAGCGGCGGAAAAAGCAAGATGGTGGGAttctggaggaaaagaaaccCAGGAAGCTCAAAGTACCGAAAGCCGG AGGTTCGTCCCTTAATGTCCATCGGccggagaagaaaaagaggaagaagctgaTGAAGGACTCCATCCACCTGGCCAACATGCTGCGCCGCTTCAccagggagaaggaggagatgcGCAAGAGGAACACAGCTGCCGGCGGTCTGCCGCGTCCCGCCGCCGCCAAGGCGCCCAACGCCACGGCCGCACTCCTCAACGCTCAGTCCAAGGCGGCCGGCGGCGGCGAGTGCAACATCACCGACCTGACCGCCGACCCGGCCGTGATGTCGCTGCTGGGCACGGCCAACAACGACATATTGCAGGACATGATGGGCGACCTGGACTTCGCCATGCTGGACTCCCCTCAGCCCTCCAGCCCCCTGCAGGGAGAGAACGGCGCCTTCGGCATGGGACATAAAGCCGGGGGCGGGCGAGTGTCTCAGGGCAATGTGattgcccctccccctctccccagcGGACTCCCGGGTCCGCTCAGCAAGCGCATCGAGGACCTGAGAGCG GCGTCCCGTCTGTTCGACGCGGAGGGCAGGAAGAAGTTCTTCACACTGGACATGAACAACATCCTCCTGGA TATTGAGTTGCAGGTTCAGGAGCAGCCGGTGGAGGTCCGCGCCGTCGTCTACTCCCACCTGGAGGCCTTTGTGCCGTGCAATAAGGAAGCCCTGCTCAAACGCCTCAAGAAGCTCAGCCTCAACATACAG GACGACCGCCTCCGAATGCCTCTGCTGAAGCTAAAGCTGGCGGTGTGCAGCATGATGCCGGAGCAGATCGCCCGGTACAACATGGACTGCATCGCCAAGGTGGCAAA GCAGCAgtcgggggagggagagaagaacgGGTCGGAGGATGATGACGAGGAGAAGCCGGGGAAGAGGGTGATGGGCCCTCGGAAGAAGTTTGTGTGGGACGAAAaactcag GCTACTACTATGCAATCTAGTGCGGGTGAAGTTGGGCTGCTACAAGCTGGAGGGCAAGAGCTCGCCGTCTCTGGAGGACTACCTCAAAGCCTTCATGGAGACCGAAGTCAAACTTCTGTGGCCTAAAGGGTGGATGCAGGCCAG GATGCTGTTCAAAGAGAGCATCATGGCTCACGGTCACCTCACTGGCTACAC AGCAAAGAAAAGGATGGTCACTACTCCCAAGGCCAAGCCAAAG GAGGCCGTGTGGGTCCAGCGGGCCACACCCTCAGCGGGCACCACTCCCTCCTCCGCGGCCCAGGTTGCCAAGCGACCACCTCAGTTGCCGTCTGAGCCCATATGTATCGATTCCCTGGACGACGATCTGGCGCCCCCCTCCCTGGACTCCATCTCCCAGGCCCTGGCCATCCTCGGCAACGCGGCCAAGGGCCTGGCCCACGGcgacaaccccccctcccccgacagACCCAAGGCCGCCGCCAAGCCCTCCTCGCTCCTCGTCTCGCCgctcatccagcagcagcagcagcagcagcaacagaagAACTCTATCAGCACCACCGGCTCCAACGCACCTcactacatctctacctcttcGTCCATCTCCACCTCTCTGTCCCGGCCCCTCTCTGTCACCTCGGCGCCGCTGCCCCCGGTGCGGACGGACGCAATGGGGGTCGCCAAGGGCACGGCGCAGGCGCACAGACTCTCACTGTTGAACACTCAGAGGACGTTGAGCGTGGCCAAAGCCAACATGCCGGCCTCTGCAGGATCGCCCAAACCGCGTCCGCCGCCCACAGCGTCCCCGCTCGTGGCGCCGGGATCAAAGGCGGGGGCCCCCACTTCAGGAATCTTCAAAGGCAGCAATAATAAAGCCGCCAGCGCTCATAGCATCACGTCGCCTCAGCCTCGACCGCACACCCTCATGTCGTCCTCGCACATGCTCCCCAAAACCTTCCAGACGCCTCGCCTGCCCCACGGCCCGCTGAGCAAATCCTCCCCAACTCTCACGCAGACTCTCTCAGGGGTTCAGACCCGGCCGCAGTCCAACTTCATCACCCCCATGCACGCCACCCTCACCAAGTCGGCCCACAGCAGCATTCCGCCGATTGTCAAACTCACGCCGCGCACCCTCAACTCGGCCGCGACCACCACCGTCTCGGCCTCGCCCTCCGTCTCCATAACGCCACGGTCTCAGGCAAACCCCCCAATACATCAGTACTCTCCCAAAAGCTCGGCCGGGTTCCGCGCGGCGTTCACGGGTGCCCAGGGAGGAGTGACCAAGCAGGGTCAAGTCAGCTACACTCCTGCAGGCAGCCAGAAGACGGCCAACATCAGCAGCACCAACGCCAGCCTTATTAACACCATGTCCGCAAGCAAGCATTCAGGACCCAGTGCCTCCCCCACAATAGTCTCTGCCAACCAGGGCCAGCGTCAGAGGATGGGGGGCGGGACACCTCAGGGGGCCAAGCCGGTCACGTCTGTCCCAGCGTCCTCTGGCTCTTCTCAGTTGCCACAG gcctcctcctcctcggtggCAGGCGGCGGCCTGCTGGGCTCGGCCTCCTCGCTCCCCCTGGGGTTCGGGATGCTTGGGGGCCTGGTGCCCGTGTCCCTGCCCTTCCAGTTCCCCCAGCTGTTAAACCTGCCTCCGCTGGGCGCGGCAGGCTCCAGCACGACAGCCGGCGGCTCGGCAGCCAGTAGCAGCGCGTCGTTCTCCACCTTGACCCAGA ATGTCAGTCAAAGCCAAGGAGGAGACGCCAAGAGGAAGACTCTATGA
- the ubn2b gene encoding ubinuclein-2b isoform X2 gives MAEPRKVPFVTISSFSTSPPNPESGKKRRREDEAVEITFGKDGDGGDAAAVASGGGGGPFGNVNAKGGDAETAEVKPTVRLHLPLSEPSDCGSSEFNYGELVNTTPTQVKHAGSTVPKGLPPPLDPNDPFADDDRERREVEAMAKKFENKYGGVPKKKKKDRMQDLIDIGYGYDETDPFIDNSEAYDELVPASLTTKHGGFYINTGTLQFRAASDSEGENAGAEDNRFKKTKDGEERVIKKRRKKQDGGILEEKKPRKLKVPKAGGSSLNVHRPEKKKRKKLMKDSIHLANMLRRFTREKEEMRKRNTAAGGLPRPAAAKAPNATAALLNAQSKAAGGGECNITDLTADPAVMSLLGTANNDILQDMMGDLDFAMLDSPQPSSPLQGENGAFGMGHKAGGGRVSQGNVIAPPPLPSGLPGPLSKRIEDLRAASRLFDAEGRKKFFTLDMNNILLDIELQVQEQPVEVRAVVYSHLEAFVPCNKEALLKRLKKLSLNIQDDRLRMPLLKLKLAVCSMMPEQIARYNMDCIAKVAKQQSGEGEKNGSEDDDEEKPGKRVMGPRKKFVWDEKLRLLLCNLVRVKLGCYKLEGKSSPSLEDYLKAFMETEVKLLWPKGWMQARMLFKESIMAHGHLTGYTAKKRMVTTPKAKPKEAVWVQRATPSAGTTPSSAAQVAKRPPQLPSEPICIDSLDDDLAPPSLDSISQALAILGNAAKGLAHGDNPPSPDRPKAAAKPSSLLVSPLIQQQQQQQQQKNSISTTGSNAPHYISTSSSISTSLSRPLSVTSAPLPPVRTDAMGVAKGTAQAHRLSLLNTQRTLSVAKANMPASAGSPKPRPPPTASPLVAPGSKAGAPTSGIFKGSNNKAASAHSITSPQPRPHTLMSSSHMLPKTFQTPRLPHGPLSKSSPTLTQTLSGVQTRPQSNFITPMHATLTKSAHSSIPPIVKLTPRTLNSAATTTVSASPSVSITPRSQANPPIHQYSPKSSAGFRAAFTGAQGGVTKQGQVSYTPAGSQKTANISSTNASLINTMSASKHSGPSASPTIVSANQGQRQRMGGGTPQGAKPVTSVPASSGSSQLPQASSSSVAGGGLLGSASSLPLGFGMLGGLVPVSLPFQFPQLLNLPPLGAAGSSTTAGGSAASSSASFSTLTQNLYKSLQAGSQVALPPHLQLAFSDVSQSQGGDAKRKTL, from the exons ATGGCAGAGCCGAGGAAGGTGCCGTTCGTCACCATCTCCTCCTTCAGTACCTCGCCGCCGAACCCGGAGTCCGGCAAGAAACGCCGGCGCGAAGACGAGGCCGTCGAGATCACTTTCGGGAAAGACGGAGATGGAGGCGACGCCGCGGCGGTCGCGTCGGGAGGTGGCGGAGGTCCGTTCGGTAACGTCAACGCGAAGGGGGGCGACGCCGAGACCGCGGAGGTGAAACCCACCGtccgcctccacctcccgctGTCCGAGCCGAGCGACTGCGGGTCCTCCGAGTTCAACTACGGCGAGCTGGTCAACACAACTCCCACTCAG GTAAAACATGCAGGTTCAACAGTCCCCAAAGgactccctccccccctggACCCCAACGACCCCTTTGCTGACGATGACCGGGAGAGACGGGAGGTGGAAGCAATGGCCAAGAAATTTGAGAACAAATAT GGGGGCGtcccgaagaagaagaaaaaggaccgAATGCAGGATCTCATAGACATTGGTTATGGCTACGATGAGACGGACCCTTTCATAGACAATTCAGAGGCT TATGACGAGCTGGTTCCTGCCTCGCTCACCACAAAACACGGAGGCTTCTACATCAACACGGGAACCTTACAGTTCAGAGCCGCGTCCGACTCCGAGGGCGAAAATGCCGGCGCCGAGGACAATCGCTTCAAG AAGACGAAAGACGGCGAGGAGCGCGTGATAAAGAAGCGGCGGAAAAAGCAAGATGGTGGGAttctggaggaaaagaaaccCAGGAAGCTCAAAGTACCGAAAGCCGG AGGTTCGTCCCTTAATGTCCATCGGccggagaagaaaaagaggaagaagctgaTGAAGGACTCCATCCACCTGGCCAACATGCTGCGCCGCTTCAccagggagaaggaggagatgcGCAAGAGGAACACAGCTGCCGGCGGTCTGCCGCGTCCCGCCGCCGCCAAGGCGCCCAACGCCACGGCCGCACTCCTCAACGCTCAGTCCAAGGCGGCCGGCGGCGGCGAGTGCAACATCACCGACCTGACCGCCGACCCGGCCGTGATGTCGCTGCTGGGCACGGCCAACAACGACATATTGCAGGACATGATGGGCGACCTGGACTTCGCCATGCTGGACTCCCCTCAGCCCTCCAGCCCCCTGCAGGGAGAGAACGGCGCCTTCGGCATGGGACATAAAGCCGGGGGCGGGCGAGTGTCTCAGGGCAATGTGattgcccctccccctctccccagcGGACTCCCGGGTCCGCTCAGCAAGCGCATCGAGGACCTGAGAGCG GCGTCCCGTCTGTTCGACGCGGAGGGCAGGAAGAAGTTCTTCACACTGGACATGAACAACATCCTCCTGGA TATTGAGTTGCAGGTTCAGGAGCAGCCGGTGGAGGTCCGCGCCGTCGTCTACTCCCACCTGGAGGCCTTTGTGCCGTGCAATAAGGAAGCCCTGCTCAAACGCCTCAAGAAGCTCAGCCTCAACATACAG GACGACCGCCTCCGAATGCCTCTGCTGAAGCTAAAGCTGGCGGTGTGCAGCATGATGCCGGAGCAGATCGCCCGGTACAACATGGACTGCATCGCCAAGGTGGCAAA GCAGCAgtcgggggagggagagaagaacgGGTCGGAGGATGATGACGAGGAGAAGCCGGGGAAGAGGGTGATGGGCCCTCGGAAGAAGTTTGTGTGGGACGAAAaactcag GCTACTACTATGCAATCTAGTGCGGGTGAAGTTGGGCTGCTACAAGCTGGAGGGCAAGAGCTCGCCGTCTCTGGAGGACTACCTCAAAGCCTTCATGGAGACCGAAGTCAAACTTCTGTGGCCTAAAGGGTGGATGCAGGCCAG GATGCTGTTCAAAGAGAGCATCATGGCTCACGGTCACCTCACTGGCTACAC AGCAAAGAAAAGGATGGTCACTACTCCCAAGGCCAAGCCAAAG GAGGCCGTGTGGGTCCAGCGGGCCACACCCTCAGCGGGCACCACTCCCTCCTCCGCGGCCCAGGTTGCCAAGCGACCACCTCAGTTGCCGTCTGAGCCCATATGTATCGATTCCCTGGACGACGATCTGGCGCCCCCCTCCCTGGACTCCATCTCCCAGGCCCTGGCCATCCTCGGCAACGCGGCCAAGGGCCTGGCCCACGGcgacaaccccccctcccccgacagACCCAAGGCCGCCGCCAAGCCCTCCTCGCTCCTCGTCTCGCCgctcatccagcagcagcagcagcagcagcaacagaagAACTCTATCAGCACCACCGGCTCCAACGCACCTcactacatctctacctcttcGTCCATCTCCACCTCTCTGTCCCGGCCCCTCTCTGTCACCTCGGCGCCGCTGCCCCCGGTGCGGACGGACGCAATGGGGGTCGCCAAGGGCACGGCGCAGGCGCACAGACTCTCACTGTTGAACACTCAGAGGACGTTGAGCGTGGCCAAAGCCAACATGCCGGCCTCTGCAGGATCGCCCAAACCGCGTCCGCCGCCCACAGCGTCCCCGCTCGTGGCGCCGGGATCAAAGGCGGGGGCCCCCACTTCAGGAATCTTCAAAGGCAGCAATAATAAAGCCGCCAGCGCTCATAGCATCACGTCGCCTCAGCCTCGACCGCACACCCTCATGTCGTCCTCGCACATGCTCCCCAAAACCTTCCAGACGCCTCGCCTGCCCCACGGCCCGCTGAGCAAATCCTCCCCAACTCTCACGCAGACTCTCTCAGGGGTTCAGACCCGGCCGCAGTCCAACTTCATCACCCCCATGCACGCCACCCTCACCAAGTCGGCCCACAGCAGCATTCCGCCGATTGTCAAACTCACGCCGCGCACCCTCAACTCGGCCGCGACCACCACCGTCTCGGCCTCGCCCTCCGTCTCCATAACGCCACGGTCTCAGGCAAACCCCCCAATACATCAGTACTCTCCCAAAAGCTCGGCCGGGTTCCGCGCGGCGTTCACGGGTGCCCAGGGAGGAGTGACCAAGCAGGGTCAAGTCAGCTACACTCCTGCAGGCAGCCAGAAGACGGCCAACATCAGCAGCACCAACGCCAGCCTTATTAACACCATGTCCGCAAGCAAGCATTCAGGACCCAGTGCCTCCCCCACAATAGTCTCTGCCAACCAGGGCCAGCGTCAGAGGATGGGGGGCGGGACACCTCAGGGGGCCAAGCCGGTCACGTCTGTCCCAGCGTCCTCTGGCTCTTCTCAGTTGCCACAG gcctcctcctcctcggtggCAGGCGGCGGCCTGCTGGGCTCGGCCTCCTCGCTCCCCCTGGGGTTCGGGATGCTTGGGGGCCTGGTGCCCGTGTCCCTGCCCTTCCAGTTCCCCCAGCTGTTAAACCTGCCTCCGCTGGGCGCGGCAGGCTCCAGCACGACAGCCGGCGGCTCGGCAGCCAGTAGCAGCGCGTCGTTCTCCACCTTGACCCAGA ATCTGTATAAGAGTCTCCAGGCAGGGTCTCAGGTTGCTCTGCCTCCTCACTTGCAGCTCGCTTTCTCAG ATGTCAGTCAAAGCCAAGGAGGAGACGCCAAGAGGAAGACTCTATGA